In Silene latifolia isolate original U9 population chromosome X, ASM4854445v1, whole genome shotgun sequence, the following proteins share a genomic window:
- the LOC141620995 gene encoding uncharacterized protein LOC141620995: MTNFREAVDDCGLRDVEFDGYEFTYDNGQAEDDNRQSRIDRAMGNDRWFELFPRARLIHMDREWSDHAPIKLMLRKREEGERVGGRIFRFEQMWVGEDGCEETIKKVWDRSGEDLTSTLAHCAHSLQEWKGLSIGKILRDIRAKRRRLKRLNEGEKSLRAVNERKVLVKEIAQLLKQEEIYWKQRSRALWLKEGDRNTKYFHRKAGQRKEKNHIAKLVDDNGQEHVDTDAIATVARGYFLSLFESDLPQFDDEVLDVVADRVTEHMNAGLSADYREPRRRGV, encoded by the coding sequence ATGACGAACTTTAGGGAGGCTGTAGATGATTGCGGATTAAGGGACGTGGAATTTGATGGTTATGAGTTCACTTACGATAACGGGCAGGCGGAGGATGATAACAGGCAGTCTCGCATTGATCGTGCGATGGGTAATGACCGTTGGTTTGAACTATTTCCGAGGGCTAGACTGATCCATATGGATAGAGAATGGTCAGACCACGCTCCGATAAAATTAATGCTAAGAAAACGGGAGGAAGGCGAGAGAGTTGGCGGCAGAATTTTCCGGTTTGAACAGATGTGGGTCGGAGAAGATGGGTGTGAAGAAACTATCAAGAAGGTGTGGGATAGAAGCGGGGAAGACCTGACGAGTACCCTTGCCCACTGTGCTCATTCTCTACAAGAATGGAAGGGTCTTAGCATTGGGAAAATTTTACGAGACATTAGAGCTAAACGGAGGAGGTTGAAACGACTGAATGAAGGAGAAAAATCTTTGCGAGCAGTGAATGAAAGGAAGGTACTGGTGAAAGAGATTGCGCAGCTATTGAAACAGGAGGAGATTTATTGGAAGCAACGGTCGCGAGCGTTATGGCTCAAGGAGGGGGATCGGAACACGAAATATTTCCATAGGAAAGCAGGCCAAAGAAAGGAAAAGAACCATATTGCGAAGCTCGTGGATGACAACGGGCAGGAGCACGTTGATACTGATGCCATTGCTACGGTGGCGAGAGGATATTTCTTGTCTTTATTTGAGTCGGATTTACCGCAGTTCGATGACGAGGTATTAGATGTTGTTGCTGATAGAGTAACCGAACACATGAATGCCGGCTTATCTGCTGATTACCGAGAACCGAGAAGAAGAGGTGTATGA